The Fastidiosipila sp. genome segment GGCAAGGTGAGAGCTTTGCTATGGGATTCACCTGTTTTGGAGGAACTCCTGGAACGTGTTGAAGCATGTCGACAGGTTTCGCTTGATCAACCCGCCTGCGAGCTTGATCATCTCGAGCAAGCGCTGGAGCGTGCCTTCGGGTTAAGAGATGAACATAATCGCCTGATCAAAAAGAAACTGGCAGACCCTTACAAAAAAACAACCTACCAGCTGAATTGGTCTCCGATCATCGAAAACCTCATAAAGGGAATAGAGGGGGTCCAAAAGGTCATTGAGCAATACAATGATAAGCTGGGAAATCTGAAAGACATAACGAACAGTCTGCTGGAACTGAATCGGGAACTGGCCTTTTATGAGAACCAGAATCTCATTAAGGCGTATAAGAACAGCGTCAAGATGAAAGCGGAAGCCGAGGAGAGTTATAAGAAAACTGAACGGGCATACAAGGACAAATTCAGTAAACTGGAGGATAGGAAAAATGAATTCAAAAACATACAAATCGCCACTGAAAAAATCAACGTCTACCTGACTTTTGTCTTTTTGGATAGGGATCGTTTGAGAATCGAAACCGAGAATGATCGCTATGTCATCTATTCGAATGGCAAAAAAATCCCGCCCGAATGCTTGTCCGAGGGGGAAAAGAATGTGATCGCCCTGGCTTACTTTTTTGTGCAGGTCTGCGCAGATCAGCAAGAAAATCACATGTTCAAAAAAGAAGTGATGCTTGTCATTGACGACCCCGTTTCAAGTTTTGACCGGGACAATAAACTCGGCGTAACGGCTTTTCTTGGAGATCTCATCCGCAATTTCGCATGCGGAAACAGTTGTTCCAAGATCCTCTTGCTAAGCCATGATCTGTCAACAATCCAGGCGATAGGTCTTGATAGCGAAGGCCTCAGGTCAAGAACCCTGCGTTTGCTCGATTGGAAAACGGTCAATTTGGACTTGAAACGCTATAACGAGTACAAGGAACTTGTCGGGCATTTGTTGCGCTACATAAAAGATGAAAAGTCAGATTTTTCAGATTTAACCGTTGGAAATGGCATGCG includes the following:
- a CDS encoding AAA family ATPase; this encodes MARKGVRLDNLPVVGPETFPDFQSCAILLNKTIDDSAQSPEYQRVQERMLEEDYQEKVETQILPDAVHFCPLCQQAISDNYKRQLEKLVARVSEAEISVLSGKVRALLWDSPVLEELLERVEACRQVSLDQPACELDHLEQALERAFGLRDEHNRLIKKKLADPYKKTTYQLNWSPIIENLIKGIEGVQKVIEQYNDKLGNLKDITNSLLELNRELAFYENQNLIKAYKNSVKMKAEAEESYKKTERAYKDKFSKLEDRKNEFKNIQIATEKINVYLTFVFLDRDRLRIETENDRYVIYSNGKKIPPECLSEGEKNVIALAYFFVQVCADQQENHMFKKEVMLVIDDPVSSFDRDNKLGVTAFLGDLIRNFACGNSCSKILLLSHDLSTIQAIGLDSEGLRSRTLRLLDWKTVNLDLKRYNEYKELVGHLLRYIKDEKSDFSDLTVGNGMRRILEAYASFNYAVGIRKLLRLESIENKLGKGNPELGKALLDNYRRTFNPLLLHGESHTEERVKSSDSEDLFRQYSTEKKKDAGKFLLCFLFHLDSLHITHMLADHRDALDTIQGWADQVEELAGERRQKNGSLKASRAD